In one Capricornis sumatraensis isolate serow.1 chromosome 1, serow.2, whole genome shotgun sequence genomic region, the following are encoded:
- the LOC138073425 gene encoding gastrokine-3-like, with the protein MKHLIVPSVLMVLFLAPSLALMNISDNHPLDGSVGTQSIHVNAFRGMVSIRDNNVLSEWDGVLDYKNALLVAKLFSKMACVLAKMDEAVFPTLDDIVKALDHQTSKHYPSTHGLTYTVLPSRVKNLAQFGALIKDMCRAFPTYFAQQQKEGTALAIDPDSCFEIQLLSLLGLSICGEIPGL; encoded by the exons ATTGTGCCTTCAGTCCTTATGGTCCTCTTCCTAGCTCCATCTCTGGCCCTGATG aacaTCAGTGACAACCATCCTCTGGATGGATCTGTTGGGACCCAGAGCATCCATGTCAATGCCTTTCGAGGTATGGTCAGCATCCGAGACAACAATGTTTTGAGTGAATGGGATGGAGTCTTGGACTACAAGAAT GCCCTCTTGGTGGCTAAGTTGTTTAGCAAGATGGCCTGTGTCCTGGCCAAGATGGATGAAGCTGTCTTCCCAACTTTGGATGACATTGTTAAggccctggaccaccag ACTTCAAAGCATTATCCATCTACCCACGGCCTGACCTACACTGTTTTACCCAGCCGGGTCAAGAACTTAGCCCAGTTTGGAGCACTCATCAAGGACATGTGCCGAGCGTTCCCCACTTATTTTGCCCAACAGCAAAAAGAAG gtacTGCACTGGCTATTGACCCAGATTCCTGTTTTGAAATCCAACTCCTGTCCCTCCTGGGACTCTCCATCTGTGGGGAGATACCTGGGCTCTGA